The nucleotide window GCCGCCGTCTATGCCTCGCGCGCCATGCTGAGCCCGGTGCTGATCCAGGGCATGCAGCCCGGCGGCCAGCTGACCATCACCACCGAGGTCGAGAACTGGCCCGGCGAGACCGAGATCCAGGGCCCCGAACTGATGGTGAAGATGGAGGCCCATGCCAAGGCGATGGGCGCGCGCATCTTCATCGACACGGTGACGAAGCTGGACCTGACGGTGCGGCCCTTTGTCGCGACGCTGGATTCCGGCGCCACCATCACCGCCGATGCGGTGATCCTGGCCACCGGGGCGCAGGCGCGCTGGCTGGGCCTGCCGAGCGAGGAGAAGTTCAAGGGTTTCGGCGTCTCGGCCTGCGCCACCTGCGACGGTTTCTTCTATCGCGGCCGCGAGGTGGTGGTGGTGGGCGGCGGCAATACCGCCGTCGAGGAGGCGCTGTTCCTGACCAATTTCGCCAGCAAGGTGACGCTGGTGCACCGCCGCGACAGCCTGCGGGCGGAAAAGATCTTGCAGGAGCGGCTGTTCCGCCATCCCAAGGTCGCGGTGCTGTGGGACCACGAACTGGCCGAGGTCGAGGGCACCGAGGCGCCGCTGGGCGTCACCGGCGTCAAGCTCCGCCACGTCGCGCAGGGAACCGAACAGGTGATCCCGGCGGATGGGGTGTTCATCGCCATCGGCCACGCCCCGGCATCCGAGCTGGTGCGGGATCAGCTGGAGCTGCACAATGGCGGCTATGTGAAGGTCGAGCCGGGCACCACCCGCACCTCGATCCCCGGCGTCTTCGCCGCCGGCGACCTGACCGACCACATCTATCGCCAGGCGGTGACCAGCGCCGGCATGGGCTGCATGGCGGCCTTGGATGCCGAGCGCTGGCTGGCCGAGCATGACATGGCCGGAGAGCCGAACCGCCACGCCGCCGAGATCCCGGCGTGACGGCCTTTGCCGCCTTGCCCGAGCTTTATGTCAGCCCCGCCGCCGGGCAGGGGCTGCGGGCGGATGCCGCGCGGCTGGCGGCCTGGGACCTGACCGCCGAGCAGACGGCCGAACTGGCGCTGATGATGGATGGCGGGCTGTTTCCGCTGCGCGGCTACCTGTCCCAGGCCGATCATCAGGCGGTGCTGGCCGACGGCCGGCTGGCCTCGGGCATGGTCTGGCCGCTGCCGCTGGCGCTGGCGGTCCCGGACGGCCTTGCCGCCGAGCTGGAGCCGGGCCAGGACATCGCGCTGCGGGAACCCGGCGGCGCCGTGCTGGCGATCATGTCGGTGACCGATATCTGGGGCGCCGGCCCGGCGCTGCTGGGCGGCCGCATCAAGGGGCTGGCGGCACCGCGCGGCCGCGACGCGGCGCTGACCCCGAATGCGCTGCGGGCGCGGTTCCGGGCGGCGGGCTGCCGGCAGGTGCTGGCCGAGCTTGGCGCGGGCGGGGTGATGCTGCGCCCGGACCGGGGCGAGCCGGTGGCGCTGCCGCTGGCCGTCCAGAGCGCCCTGGGCCAGGCGATCCTGGCGCGCAACCACGGCGCCACGCATCTGCTGCTGCCCGAGGACGCGGCGGCGCGGCGGCGGCTCTGCGCCCATGCGGACGGGCTGGGGCTCGACCCCGTCGGCTGACGGCGCGTTGACCGGCACGGCCGCATCGCCTATCGCAAGAGGCAGAGAGTGGGAGCGCAGATGACCGAGCCTGTCCTGATCCTGACCATGAAATGGGGCACGATCTACGGTGCAGAAGATGTGAACCGGCTTTATCGGCAGGTTCGGCGCCACCTGGCGCGGCCGCATCGCTTCATCTGCTTCACCGACGACGCCGAGGGCATCGACCCCGGCGTCGAGGCGCTGCCGCTGCCCGAGCTGGGCCTGCCCAAGGGCCATGGTGACACGCGCTGGCGCAAGCTGGCGCTGTTCCGCCGCGACCTGGGCGGCTTTGCCGGCATGACGGCGCTGTTTCTGGACCTGGATCTGGTGGTGGTGGACGACCTGACGCCGTTCTTCGACCTGCCGGGCGATTTCTTCATCATCCGCGACGACGACCTGTTTCGCGCCAAGCCGCTGCGCAAGGTCAATCCGGCCCGCGACCGTTTCCTGCATTCGGTCGGCAACAGCTCGGTCTTCCGCTACGAGGTGGGGGCGCATGGCTATGTCCTGGACGCCTATCTGGCCGATCCGCAGGCGGCGACCGCGCGATACGAGATCAGCCAGCAGTTCCAGAGCGCCCAGCTCGCCGCGCAGGGCAACCTGCATTACTGGCCGAAAGGCTGGTGCGTCAGCTTCAAGAACGATTGCGTGCCGCGGCATTTCCGCAGCTTCCTGGCCGATCCGGCCTTGCCCGAGGGCGCGAAGATCGTGCTGTTCGCCGGGGCGCCGAAGATGGAGGACGTGTTCGCCGGCCGCGGCCACAAATGGTATCGCCGCATCGGCAATATCGACTGGCTGAGAAAGGCCTGGCAGGGATGATCGCGGATGCCTTGCGGCGCCTGAAGCAGGCCCGGCGCATCAGGGCGGCCGAGGCCGAGATCCTGGCCCGCCGCGTCGCGCCGGCGCCGCATGGGCTGCGGGCGCCGCTGGTCGTCAGCCTGACCAGCTATCCGGCGCGTTTCGCCAGCCTGCATCTGGTGCTGCGCTCGCTGCTGACGCAGACGGTGGCGGCGGACCGGGTGATCCTGTGGCTGGACGCGGGCGACGAGGCGAAGCTGACCCCCGAGATCCGGACGCTGGGGGTCGAGACGCGGATCTGCCCGAACTGGCGCAGCTACAAGAAGATCGTGCCGGCGCTGCTGGAGGCGCCGGATGCCTTCATCGTCACCGCCGACGACGATGTCTATTACGGCGCCGACTGGCTGGCGCAGATGGTGCGCCGGGCCGGGGCGGGCGTGGTCTGCCACCGCGCGCATCGCGTGGCGCTGCGCGACGGCCGGCCCGCCGCCTATGGCGACTGGCAGCGCAACATCGGCCGGCCCGAGGCCGGGCCGCTGGTCTTTCCGACCGGGGTGGGGGGCGTGCTCTATGCGCCGGGGGTGTTCCACCCGGACGTGACCGATGCGGCGCTGTTCCAGCGGCTGGCGCCCTCGGCCGACGATGTCTGGCTTTACTGGATGCACCGGCTGGCGGGGTCGCGGCCGGAAAAGATCGGCGGCCGTTTCCGCATCACCGAATGGCCGGGCACCCAGGCGCAGAACCTGCGCGCCGGCAACCTGGCCGGCGACGGCAACGACCGCGCGCTGCGCGCCATGCTGGAGCATTACGGCTTTCCGGCCTGAACCGGCGTCCGTTACGGCGCCAGCCGCCGGGCGCTCAGCCGGCCGGGATCGCGCACGCGGATCAGGCCGCGGCGCTGCTCGATGATGCCTTCGGCGCGCAGCTCGGCCAGGGTGCGGTTGACGGTCTGGCGCGAGCAGCCGGCCAGCAGCGCCAGCTGCGACTGGCTGACCTGGACCTCGGGCCGCTCGGTCGTGGTCATGCGCAGCAGGTGCATGCAGATCCGCCCCTCGGCCGAGTAGAATTGCGCGATGGCCTGCAGCCGGTTGTCGCGCACCAGCCGGCCATGCAGGATGCCGGCGAAATTGCGCAGCAGCACCGCCAACGGCACATGCCGCATCAGCAGCGGCGCGGTGAAGCACAGCAGCCTGGTGTTCGGCAGGGTGCGGCAGGAGGCGGCGCAGGTCTTGCCGGACAGCAGTTCGATCTCGCCCATCACCTCGCCGGGGCCGGCGACATGGGCGATGACGGTGTTGCCGTCCACGTCGACGAAGCTGACCTCGATCTGGCCCTCGATGATCAGATAGGCGACGTCGGTTTCCTCGTCCTGGCTGAGGATCTCGGTGGGGGTGGGAAAGACCCGCGGCGTGCATTCGGCATAGAAGGCCAGCCGCGCCTCGACGCCCAGCCCCTCGATCAGGTCGGGCGACAGGCTTTCCCAGCGCCCCGGCTGCTGGAACCATGGCGGCAGGCCCGGCGCTTTTCGAACGGGGCCCGGCTGCGGGCTCCGGCGGATCGGGCTGTCATTGGTCAAGAGGCCGCCCCAGTTTGAATCATGCGCGTCAGGTGACGCGCATGATTTTACACGAACGGGGCAGGATCGGAACAGCAAAGAACCTGCCGCCGGGGCACCGGAAGCATTGCGCTGGGGGATCCGGCACTTGCAAAACCGGGCCGAGGAAACATGGATCCCCTAGCGTCACCACCATTTAGCGGATTCTTGCCGGTGTTTGTGTAAGATAGCCGACAGTTCGGAACGATTTCTTGCCGCTGGGCTGCGACAGACCGCCGCAGCAGCGCCCGCCGCCCCGCCGGACGGGGCGGCGCCGGCGGTCAGTGCACGCTGACCGGGCTGAGTTCGTTCTGGCGGGCCAGCATGAAGGCCAGGCTGCGGTCCTTGACCAGCGCCAGCCGCTCGCCATCGGGGCCGTGCACGGCATAGAGCGCCTCGGCATCCGGCACCTGGCGGCGCACCTCGTCGGGCAGCGTGTCCATGGCGACGCGGCGGATATAGACGGTGTTGCCCGTGATTTCCGGGCCGAAATCGAATTTCTCGTTCATCTGCGATCCCCTTTCACTTGCGGCTGATCGGTATGGTCTGCACGATGCTGTCGGGCACGGCCCGGCGCAGGTCGATGTTCAGCAGCCCGTTCTCCAGCCCGGCCGAGACCACCTCGACCCCGTCCGCCAGCACGAAGCTGCGCTGGAAGGCACGGGCGGCAATGCCGCGGTGCAGGAACACCCGCTCGTCCTCCGCCTCGGCCTGACGGCCGCGAATCACCAATTGGCGATCCTCCAGCGTGATGCTGAGATCGTCCTCCGAGAAGCCGGCCACGGCCAGCGTGATGCGGAAGCCGTTCTGCCCCTGGTGTTCGATATTGTAGGGCGGATAGCCCTCGGCGCCCTTGGCGGCGCGTTCGGCCAGCCGCTCCAACTGGTCGAACCCCAGCAGGAACGGATGAGCGGCCAGACTGATCTTGGTCATTCCCCCAAGCCCTTTACATCTAAAGCGACTGTCGGCCGGACCCCGGAATGGCGATCCGGCAAGACCAATATGTGAACGCGGGCGGCGCAGCGCAAGATGCCGATCCGTTAACCGAGATTGGCAAAGCCATTAACAGCGTTGTATCGGTGGGATATAAGAGGTCAGTCCAGCCCGAGGCCCGACATGAACGCCCATCACGAGATGTCCCATGAAGAGATCGCCCGCGCCAAGCTCGAGGTGCTGCGGCGCGAGCATCGGGATCTGGACGAGGCGATCGCGGCGCTGTCCGAGCAGAGCCTGACCCATTCGCTGACCCTGCAGCGGCTGAAAAAGCAGAAGCTGGCGCTGAAGGACCGCATCACCCGGCTCGAGGACGAGCTGACCCCCGACATCATCGCCTGATTGCATGATCCCGCCCGGCGCTGTAGGGCGGGGCGCAAAAGGGGGTCGAGCCATGGAAGAAGCCGCCGAAACACCCGCCGGCACGCCCGTCGGCATCATCATGGGCAGCCAGTCCGACTGGCCGACCATGCGCGAGGCCGCCGCCATCCTGGACGCGCTGGGCATCGCCTACGAGGCGCGGATCGTGTCCGCCCATCGCACGCCGGACCGGCTGTGGGACTATGGCAAGACGGCGGTGGCGCGCGGGCTGAAGGTGATCATCGCCGGGGCCGGCGGCGCTGCGCATCTGCCGGGCATGATGGCCAGCAAGACCCGGGTGCCGGTGATCGGCGTGCCGGTGCAGACCAAGGCGCTGTCGGGCGTCGATTCGCTTTACTCGATCCTGCAGATGCCCAAGGGCTATCCGGTCGCCACCATGGCCATCGGCGCGGCCGGCGCCGCCAATGCCGGGCTGATGGCGGCGGGGATCCTGGCGATTTCCGACCCCGGGCTGGCGGCGCGGCTGGAGGCCTGGCGCCAGGCGCTGAGCGATTCGATCCCCGAGGAGCCGAAGGATGAGTGAACTTGCCCCCGGATCGGTGATCGGCATCCTGGGCGGCGGCCAGCTGGGCCGCATGCTCTCGGTCGCGGCCAGCCGGCTGGGCTATCGCTGCCATGTCTACGAGCCGGGCGCCGCGCCGGCGGGCGACGTGGCGCATCGGCTGACCACCGCGCCCTATGAGGACCAGGCGGCGCTGCGCGCCTTCGCCGAATCGGTCGATGTCATCACCTATGAATTCGAGAACGTGCCGACGGCGGCGCTGGACCTGCTGGAATCGCTGCGCCCGATCCGGCCGAACCGCCGGGCGCTGGCGGTGTCGCAGGACCGGCTGAGCGAAAAGGACTTCCTGGCCGGCATCGGGCTCTGCACCGCGCCCTATCGCAATGTCGAGACCGAATCCGACCTGCCCGAGGCGCTGGCGGCGCTGGGCGTGCCCGCCATCCTCAAGACACGGCGGCTGGGCTACGACGGCAAGGGGCAGATCCGCCTGTCCGATGCCGGGCAGCGCGACTGGACCGGCGCCCCCTCGGTTTTGGAGGGGTTCGTCGAGTTCTCGGCCGAGATCAGCGTCATCGTCGCGCGCGGCGCCGACGGGCAGGTCGCGGCCTATGATCCAGGCCTGAACCTGCATCGCGAGGGCATCCTGCGCACCACCACCGTGCCCTGCGGCCTGCCGGCCGGCCTGCTGACCGATGCGGTGCTGATCGCGGCGCGCATCGTCAATGCGCTGGACTATGTCGGCGTCATGGGGGTCGAGCTGTTCGTCACCGCGGACGGGCTGGTGGTGAACGAGATCGCGCCGCGGGTGCACAATTCCGGGCACTGGACGCAGGCCGGCTGCGCCGTCGACCAGTTCGAGCAGCATATCCGCGCCGTGGCCGGCCTGCCCTTGGGCGACGGCCAGCGCTATGCCGATGTCGAGATGGAGAACCTGATCGGCGACGACATGCTGCGCCTGCCCGAACTGCTGACGCAGCCGCGCTGCCAGGTCCATCTTTACGGCAAGGGCGATGCGCGCCCCGGCCGCAAGATGGGCCATGTCAACCGGCTGCGGTAAAGGCCCCCGCCACCCGGTCGAATTCCTCCCGGTTGCCGGGAATGCCGAGGCGGATCCAGCGCGGGTGCCAGGGAAAGACCCGGCTCCAGATCCCGGCGCGGGCCAGCAGTGCATGCGCGACCGGCGCGTCGGGGGCGTCGTAGAGCCGGAACAGATGCGTGCCCCCGACCAGCGGCCAATGCGGGGCGACGATCTGGTCGAGATGCAGCGCCGCCTCGGACAGCCAGACCACGGTGTCGTCGATCCATGCCGCATCGGCCAGCGCCTGCGCGCCGATCTCCAGTGCCGGGCCGCTGACCGCCCAGGGGCCGGCGCGCTCGGCGAGGCGCGCCAGCAGATCGGGCGCGGCGATGGCGAAGCCCAGCCGCAGCCCGGCCAGGCCCCAGAACTTGCCGAAGCTGCGCAGCACCATCGCATTGTCCGGCCGCGCGCCTGCCACCGACAGGTCGGGGCGCGGATCGGCGAAACTCTCGTCCACCACCAGATGACCGACCGTGGCGGCGATGGCGGCGATCCGCGCGGGTGTGAATTCGCGCCCGTCGGGATTGTTCGGGTTCACGATCACCGCCAGATCGGCGCCGGCCAGGGCGTCCGGATCGGAGGGTTCGGCCACCTGCCAGCCGGCGGCGCGCAGGCTGGCGGCATGTTCGTTATAGGTCGGCGACAGCACCGCCGCCCGCCGGCCCGGCAGCACATGCGGCAGCAGCTGGATCGCCGCCGAGGCGCCGGCCAGTGGCAGCACCTGATCCTGCGGGCAGCCGAATCGGGCCGCGGCCGCCGCGCAAAGCCGCGCGGCATCGGCGCGGGTCGGCAGCGCGGTCAGGGCATGGGGTGAAAACACCGCCGCAGGCCAGGGCCGGCGGTTGATTCCCGTGGACAGGTCGATCCAGTCCGCCCGTCCGAAGCGGCTGGCCGCCTTGTCGATATCGCCGCCGTGGTCGCGCATGGCTAGCTCCTCCCTCGCGCGTCCTTGAACCTGCGCAAACGCCCGTGGTCAAGCGGCAGAGGCTGGCTGTCGCGAACCGGTAACGGAATTTTCGCTTTACACCCTCGTGGAACCGTCCCACGATATGTTGTAGGCACATTTCGGAAACTACGCCGAGTGTTGTCTGGGCCACCAAGAGTTGGGGCCAAGGGTTGGGGTTCGACCTTGCTCCGCTCTCAGACAGGCAGGGGGACAGGATATGGCACAGCTGGACTTCATCCATAGCGATGACATCCATCCCATCGACATCGTGGAAACCGTCGCGGCGCATCACGAATGGGACTTCGACCGTCTGGCCGAGGACCAGATCGCCATGGCGGTCGAGGGGCAATGGCGCAGCTATTCGATCACGCTGGCCTGGTCGCCGCGCGAGGAGGTGCTGCGGCTGATCTGCACCTTCGACATGGATCCTCCGGCCGAGAAGCTGCCGGCGCTTTACGAGGTGCTGAACCTGGCCAATGATCAGGTCTGGGACGGCGGCTTCACCTTCTGGTCGCCGCAGAAGCTGATGGTCTGGCGCTATGGGCTGGTGCTGTCGGGCGACGCCATCGCCAGTCCGGAACAGATCGACCAGATGATCGGCAACGCCATCCTGGCCTGCGAGCGCTTCTATCCCTGCTTCCAGCTGGCCTGCTGGGGCGACGCGACGCCCGATGCCGCCATGGACATCGCCCTGTCCGAGGCCTACGGTCGCGCCTAATTTTCGCCGCAGGGCAGGGACGGGGCATGGATTTTTCGGATGTGAACGCGCGCGGGCTGGTGCTGGTAGGCTGCGGCCGCATGGGCGGGGCATTGCTGGACGGCTGGCTGAGGAACGGGCTGGCGGCGGGCGCGGCGCATGTTCTTGACCCGCATCCCCGGGCGGAACTGGCGGATCTGGGTGTTTCGGTCAACGCAGAATTGCCGGACGACCCGGCGGTGCTGGTGATCGCCGTCAAGCCGCAGATGATGGCGGATGTGCTGCCGCGGCTGTCGGTCGGGGCGCGGACGCTGGTGGTCTCGGTCGCGGCGGGGGTGACGCTGGGCGCCTATCAGGCGGCCTTTCCGGCCGCGCCCATCGTCCGCGCCATGCCCAACACCCCGGCGGCCATCGGCCAGGGCATCACCGCCATCATCGGCAATGCCAGGGCCGGCGAGGCCGAGATGGCGCTGGCCGAGACGCTGATGTCCGCCGTCGGCCGCGTCGTGCGGCTGGAAAGCGAGGGCCAGATGGATGCGGTGACGGCGCTGTCCGGCTCGGGGCCCGCCTATGTGTTTCACCTGATCGAGGCCATGGCCGCGGCGGGCGCGGCCGAGGGGCTTTCGCCGGCGCTGGCGCTGGAGCTGGCGCGGGCGACCGTGGCCGGAGCGGGCGCGCTGGCCGTGCATGAGGATGCGGACCCGGCGAAGCTGCGCGAGGCCGTGACCTCGCCCGGCGGGACCACGGCGGCGGGGCTTCACGAGCTGATGGACCCCGAGACCGGCCTGCCGCCGCTGATGCGCCGCACCATAGCGGCCGCCGCGGCGCGGGGGCGGGAGCTGGGGCAATGACCGAGCCGATCGCCTGGGCGGATTTCGAGAAGCTCGAGATCCGCGTCGGCCGCATCACCCGCGCCGAGCCTTTCCCCGAGGCGCGGCGGCCGGCCTTGAAGCTGTGGCTGGATTTCGGGCCCGAGCTCGGCGAGCGCAAAAGCTCGGCCCAGATCACCCGGCATTACGCGCCGGACGGGCTGGTGGGCCGGCAGGTGCTGGCGGTGGTGAATTTTCCGCCGCGCCAGATCGGCCCCTTCATGTCCGAGGTGCTGGTGCTGGGCCTGCCGGACGAGGATGGCGAGGTGGTGCTGATCGGCCCGGACCAATCGGTGCCTCTGGGCGGAAGGATGTATTGATGAAACTTCTGGTGACGCGCCGCATGACCCAGGCGGCGGAACATGCGCTGTCGGCCCGGTTCGAGACCGAGATCCTGGACCGCAAGGACGGCTTGAGCGTCGACGAGGCGGCGCGGGCGCTGGCCGATTACGACGCGATCCTGCCGACGCTGGGCGACCGCTTCGCCGCCGAGGCCTTCCAGGGCCGGCCGCGCTGCCGCCTGCTGGCGAATTTCGGCGCCGGCTACAACCATATCGACGTGGCGGCCGCCGCGGCGGCCGGCATCGCCGTGACCAATACCCCCGATGCCGTGACCGAGGCCACCGCCGACATCGCGCTGACCCTGATCCTGATGACCGCGCGCCGGGCGGGCGAGGGCGAGCGGTTGTTGCGCCGCGGCGCCTGGACCGGCTGGGAGCCGACGCAGCTTCTGGGCCGCCATGTCACCGGCTGCACGGTCGGCATCCTCGGTATGGGCCGCATCGGCAAGGCCATCGCCCGGCGCTGCCATTTCGGCTTCGGCATGGATGTGATCTTCCACAACCGCTCGGTGGTGTCGTCGCTGGATTTCCCGGCCCGGCAGGTGACCGATCTGGACGAGCTGTTGACGCAGTCGGATTTCGCCGTCGTGGCCGTGCCCGGCGGCGCCGGAACCCGGCACATGATCGGTGCCGAGGCGCTGGAGCGGCTGGGGCCGCGGTCCTACCTGATCAACATCGCCCGTGGCGACGTGGTCGAGGAGGCGGCGCTGGTCGAGGCGCTGGCCCAGGGCCGGATCGCCGGGGCCGGGCTCGATGTCTACGAGTTCGAGCCCAGGGTCTCGCCGGCGCTGTGCGCCATGGAGAACGTCACCCTGCTGCCGCATCTGGGCACCGCCGCCGAGGAGGTGCGCACCGCCATGGCCATGCGGGCGATGAACAACCTCGTCGCCTTTGCCGAGGGGCAGGCGCTGCCGGACCGGGTGAACTGAGGCTTGCGCCGCCGGCGCCGCCGGCGCGGGTGACGGCAGGACGGGGCTGCGGTGGGGGCTTGACCCCGCCGGCTTGGGCTTTCAGGTTGGGGCCGGGACAGGCCGGGCGGGACAGGATGCTTTACAGCTATATCAGTCAGGGGGCCGGGCTGTTGCCGCTGCCCGAGGGCGGGGGGCTGGCCGAGGCGCTGTGGATCGACCTCTATCGCCCGCTGGATTCGCAGGTGAAGGCGGTGGCGGCGCTGGGATACGAAATCCCGACCCTGGCCGAGATGGAAGAGATCGAGATCTCGAACCGGCTCTATACCGATAACGGCACCCTCTACATGACCGGGGTGCTGCCGGGACAGTTGCCCGACGGCACCCCGGCCGCCATGCCGGTGACCTTCATCGTCAGCCCGCGCCAGCTGGTCACCGTGCGCCACCACGCCCCGCGCCCCTTCGAGACCTTCCCGCCGCGCGCCGACCGCTCCAGCAGCGGCTGCGGCTCGCCCGCGCGGGTATTCCTGGGGCTGGTCGAGGAGATCATCGGCCGCTTCGCCGATATTTCCGAAGGCGTGACCAAGGTGCTCGACACCACCGCCGGGCAGGTGCTGACCATGACCGCGGCCTCGGACGCGGCGTCGCTGCAACGCTCGCTGGTCACCATCGGCCAGCAGGCCGAGCTGATGAGCCGGGTGCGCATGGGGCTTTTGTCCATGGACCGCATTCTGGCCTATCACGCGGCCAATACCGGGCATCAGCCCGAGCATGGCCATATCCGCCCGCTCGGCACGGCGCTGCAACGCGACATCCAGGCGCTCGAGGTGCATGCCGATTTCCTGGGCTCGCGCATTGCCATGACCGTCGATGCCGCCATGGGCATGATCGGCCTGCAGCAGAACGACCGCGTGCGCATCCTGTCGGTGGTGGCGGCGCTGTTCCTGCCGCCGACGCTGATCGCCAGCATCTACGGCATGAACTTCACCCATATGCCCCAGCTGGAGCTGGAATGGGGGTTTCCCATGGCGCTGGGGCTGATGGTGGTCTCGGCCGTGGTCACCTTCCTGGTGCTGAAATGGCGGAAATGGCTTTAACCGCGCAGCGGCACTTCCTCGATCATGCGGAAGAAGCCGTCCTCGTCCTCGCCCATCAGCGCGACGGCTGCCACC belongs to Paracoccus sp. TOH and includes:
- the cobD gene encoding threonine-phosphate decarboxylase CobD; translated protein: MRDHGGDIDKAASRFGRADWIDLSTGINRRPWPAAVFSPHALTALPTRADAARLCAAAAARFGCPQDQVLPLAGASAAIQLLPHVLPGRRAAVLSPTYNEHAASLRAAGWQVAEPSDPDALAGADLAVIVNPNNPDGREFTPARIAAIAATVGHLVVDESFADPRPDLSVAGARPDNAMVLRSFGKFWGLAGLRLGFAIAAPDLLARLAERAGPWAVSGPALEIGAQALADAAWIDDTVVWLSEAALHLDQIVAPHWPLVGGTHLFRLYDAPDAPVAHALLARAGIWSRVFPWHPRWIRLGIPGNREEFDRVAGAFTAAG
- a CDS encoding Crp/Fnr family transcriptional regulator; protein product: MTNDSPIRRSPQPGPVRKAPGLPPWFQQPGRWESLSPDLIEGLGVEARLAFYAECTPRVFPTPTEILSQDEETDVAYLIIEGQIEVSFVDVDGNTVIAHVAGPGEVMGEIELLSGKTCAASCRTLPNTRLLCFTAPLLMRHVPLAVLLRNFAGILHGRLVRDNRLQAIAQFYSAEGRICMHLLRMTTTERPEVQVSQSQLALLAGCSRQTVNRTLAELRAEGIIEQRRGLIRVRDPGRLSARRLAP
- a CDS encoding D-glycerate dehydrogenase gives rise to the protein MKLLVTRRMTQAAEHALSARFETEILDRKDGLSVDEAARALADYDAILPTLGDRFAAEAFQGRPRCRLLANFGAGYNHIDVAAAAAAGIAVTNTPDAVTEATADIALTLILMTARRAGEGERLLRRGAWTGWEPTQLLGRHVTGCTVGILGMGRIGKAIARRCHFGFGMDVIFHNRSVVSSLDFPARQVTDLDELLTQSDFAVVAVPGGAGTRHMIGAEALERLGPRSYLINIARGDVVEEAALVEALAQGRIAGAGLDVYEFEPRVSPALCAMENVTLLPHLGTAAEEVRTAMAMRAMNNLVAFAEGQALPDRVN
- the purE gene encoding 5-(carboxyamino)imidazole ribonucleotide mutase, whose amino-acid sequence is MEEAAETPAGTPVGIIMGSQSDWPTMREAAAILDALGIAYEARIVSAHRTPDRLWDYGKTAVARGLKVIIAGAGGAAHLPGMMASKTRVPVIGVPVQTKALSGVDSLYSILQMPKGYPVATMAIGAAGAANAGLMAAGILAISDPGLAARLEAWRQALSDSIPEEPKDE
- a CDS encoding DUF1150 domain-containing protein; protein product: MNEKFDFGPEITGNTVYIRRVAMDTLPDEVRRQVPDAEALYAVHGPDGERLALVKDRSLAFMLARQNELSPVSVH
- a CDS encoding YbjN domain-containing protein — encoded protein: MAQLDFIHSDDIHPIDIVETVAAHHEWDFDRLAEDQIAMAVEGQWRSYSITLAWSPREEVLRLICTFDMDPPAEKLPALYEVLNLANDQVWDGGFTFWSPQKLMVWRYGLVLSGDAIASPEQIDQMIGNAILACERFYPCFQLACWGDATPDAAMDIALSEAYGRA
- a CDS encoding 5-(carboxyamino)imidazole ribonucleotide synthase; the protein is MSELAPGSVIGILGGGQLGRMLSVAASRLGYRCHVYEPGAAPAGDVAHRLTTAPYEDQAALRAFAESVDVITYEFENVPTAALDLLESLRPIRPNRRALAVSQDRLSEKDFLAGIGLCTAPYRNVETESDLPEALAALGVPAILKTRRLGYDGKGQIRLSDAGQRDWTGAPSVLEGFVEFSAEISVIVARGADGQVAAYDPGLNLHREGILRTTTVPCGLPAGLLTDAVLIAARIVNALDYVGVMGVELFVTADGLVVNEIAPRVHNSGHWTQAGCAVDQFEQHIRAVAGLPLGDGQRYADVEMENLIGDDMLRLPELLTQPRCQVHLYGKGDARPGRKMGHVNRLR
- a CDS encoding tRNA-binding protein, producing MTEPIAWADFEKLEIRVGRITRAEPFPEARRPALKLWLDFGPELGERKSSAQITRHYAPDGLVGRQVLAVVNFPPRQIGPFMSEVLVLGLPDEDGEVVLIGPDQSVPLGGRMY
- the proC gene encoding pyrroline-5-carboxylate reductase, which encodes MDFSDVNARGLVLVGCGRMGGALLDGWLRNGLAAGAAHVLDPHPRAELADLGVSVNAELPDDPAVLVIAVKPQMMADVLPRLSVGARTLVVSVAAGVTLGAYQAAFPAAPIVRAMPNTPAAIGQGITAIIGNARAGEAEMALAETLMSAVGRVVRLESEGQMDAVTALSGSGPAYVFHLIEAMAAAGAAEGLSPALALELARATVAGAGALAVHEDADPAKLREAVTSPGGTTAAGLHELMDPETGLPPLMRRTIAAAAARGRELGQ
- a CDS encoding Hsp20 family protein translates to MTKISLAAHPFLLGFDQLERLAERAAKGAEGYPPYNIEHQGQNGFRITLAVAGFSEDDLSITLEDRQLVIRGRQAEAEDERVFLHRGIAARAFQRSFVLADGVEVVSAGLENGLLNIDLRRAVPDSIVQTIPISRK
- a CDS encoding transcription antiterminator BlgG encodes the protein MTAFAALPELYVSPAAGQGLRADAARLAAWDLTAEQTAELALMMDGGLFPLRGYLSQADHQAVLADGRLASGMVWPLPLALAVPDGLAAELEPGQDIALREPGGAVLAIMSVTDIWGAGPALLGGRIKGLAAPRGRDAALTPNALRARFRAAGCRQVLAELGAGGVMLRPDRGEPVALPLAVQSALGQAILARNHGATHLLLPEDAAARRRLCAHADGLGLDPVG
- a CDS encoding DUF465 domain-containing protein, with product MNAHHEMSHEEIARAKLEVLRREHRDLDEAIAALSEQSLTHSLTLQRLKKQKLALKDRITRLEDELTPDIIA
- the trxB gene encoding thioredoxin-disulfide reductase, with protein sequence MSQDSVDAASPAADAVLPAHSRVLIVGSGPAGYTAAVYASRAMLSPVLIQGMQPGGQLTITTEVENWPGETEIQGPELMVKMEAHAKAMGARIFIDTVTKLDLTVRPFVATLDSGATITADAVILATGAQARWLGLPSEEKFKGFGVSACATCDGFFYRGREVVVVGGGNTAVEEALFLTNFASKVTLVHRRDSLRAEKILQERLFRHPKVAVLWDHELAEVEGTEAPLGVTGVKLRHVAQGTEQVIPADGVFIAIGHAPASELVRDQLELHNGGYVKVEPGTTRTSIPGVFAAGDLTDHIYRQAVTSAGMGCMAALDAERWLAEHDMAGEPNRHAAEIPA
- a CDS encoding glycosyltransferase family 2 protein, giving the protein MIADALRRLKQARRIRAAEAEILARRVAPAPHGLRAPLVVSLTSYPARFASLHLVLRSLLTQTVAADRVILWLDAGDEAKLTPEIRTLGVETRICPNWRSYKKIVPALLEAPDAFIVTADDDVYYGADWLAQMVRRAGAGVVCHRAHRVALRDGRPAAYGDWQRNIGRPEAGPLVFPTGVGGVLYAPGVFHPDVTDAALFQRLAPSADDVWLYWMHRLAGSRPEKIGGRFRITEWPGTQAQNLRAGNLAGDGNDRALRAMLEHYGFPA